TAAATTGTTCTAAAACCTTCAGTATGAGATAATTCTGCTTCAACATCTAGACGTCTTTATCAGGCACAGCAACAAATGTGTCCCCGtctgtaaataaaaaagtttggTTCCATATTCTAATAaatcatctattgttttacatttttaaatccaaCCCAAAAAAACCACAAAGTGTTTGTTGCACCAAAAAAAAGCATCTcttacttttcaaaataataaaaaccatcTTGACAGACTTTCTCTTGTGCTTCCTGTAGGTGCTGAGCAGTGTCACATTCGACTCCCTGGAGTCCAGCATCAAGACGGACATTATCACTACAGCTCTGAGGTGAAGTGTTCACCTGCCACATTTACAGGGATAGACCTCAGAAATTAATACTGATGCACAAAAGCTATTCTTAGCTTGTTTGAAATATCTGAAACGTAAAATCTagctaaattaaatccagtgtatgaaaaaaagcataaagaagaaaataatgatTGAAATCAAGGTTTAATTTATTCAGTGTTGAAGCTTATCACTTTCAGTGCTTTAGTATCTCATTTGATAAGAACCTTCTGCAAAAACACTGAAATTGTAGTTTTTAAACAGCTTCCAAACAAATTGAAGCCTCTTTTAATGAATTCAGACTTTTCTGATTTATGTAAATATTCTGTTGCGCATTTTCACAATGTATTATGTACATATAATATAAAGTCCACTATGTTTAACTGCAATGTCCCTGatgaaaacaacaataacaattgAATTCAGACTACATGCAAAGATCTTTAGGGTACAGTTCTTTCTGATCAGCCTATAACCTCTGGGAATGATCTAACAGGTTAAAATGAAacccacatttttcttctctggttttgttctgcaGTGGCATCAAAGACAAAAATTTCATGCTTCATTATGAAGTGAGTAAAATTCTGATTTAGTTTTTCCTTAATGGCAAAATAtgtaagatttttgttttcgtTTTTAGTTCTCCAATCGGTTTTAATATCGGCTTTCTCCCCTGTTTCAGTTCCCTCCTTATGCAACGAATGAGACCGGAAAAATGGGAGGGCTCAACAGGAGAGAGCTTGGACATGGTTCGTTTGTATTCACTGCTGGTCACTTCACCACATCAGCATCCTGTAGCTTTGTAATTTTCTGCCTGATTTCTTTGGGTCTGAGTTTGAGCTGTCTGTGGTGGGATGTTTTGTACCGGCCCTATGTCAGTCCATTCTCACCTTGGAGACTTTTCACAATTACCTTGACAACTGACAACTTTAAGTATCAGTCATTTAACGGTAGTTTTGGTCTGATCAGGGGTCCAAATCTATTATATTTCCCAGAGGTCAACTGGCAAAgtttagaaacaaaacaaatattaacaaATGTTGGCATTTTTACCACTATTTATCCTCACAATTCATGGAAACATTTAACTACAAAGTGGTGGTTTAAGTACATGGGTACAAAATTGTTTTATACAGGTGCAAAATGGCTgtatgaaaggaaaaaaatggcATTATACAAATTGGACAATGGGTGAAAGGACCCAGAGACCTGTCTGACGGTaattctttgcttttaaatgcattgttttgTGTATTTGCAGGGGCTCTGGCTGAGAAGGCTCTGAGGCCCGTCATTCCTAAAGACTTCCCTTTCACAATCAGGGTCACAGCTGAAGTGCTGGAGTCAAACGGTCAGTGCTGTGATGCGTTTTGGAAAGTTTAATACAGTAAACTATAGATTTCTTCAGCGCCTAACCAGTTGTCTGGAAGCGAAAACACATGCTTTCACCTTTATCTCCTCTCAGGATCGTCCTCGATGGCTTCAGCATGTGGAGGCAGCCTTGCTCTAATGGATGCAGGTACAAGAGTGGGAAATGCTCACAACTCTGCTTAGTAACTAATGCAGCCGTGGAACAGAATGACTCATGTTTTAGTAAGAGAGTCAGTTTTATCTAGAAGAAATGGCCAGCTTTtaattttatctttgtttaaacAGCTCAGTCTCATTGAGGCAAGGTGTCTAGTTTCAGGAGAGACATGTTGAAACAAACATACAATACAAGTAAACAAAGCAATGATTAGTTATCTTCCATTTATGTTTCTCTTCTTATTCCAAACAATAAAGCAGCTACAAGGTGCAACTGTACTTATTTAATAATAAGCAGACCAAAATTCAGGTGGAGCAGTATATGATCATCTGAGTACACTCTGACTGCTTTTATGAAAGTTAAAGGAgatattttatgaaaaatgtcagttttcttGTACCTGACAGCTAAACATCTGGGTGTCTAAagcaatgaataaaaaaaacaaacagctggtGGCGGACCACCAGGTGGAAGGCCAGGCCTCAGGAGACAAAGCTCCACCACCTGGTGCTTtctggctgaaatgagcttcctccatagggtgtcCGGGCTCGGATGTAGGGTGAGGAGCTGTCATCCGACTTGTGGAAAAACctttaggttttaaaacttCAAACAAATAAGGATCAGTGCTGCACATAAAGGGTCAttatggacacacacacacccccccccccccccccccatgacTCAAGTATGTTTCACCTCCACTTTCGGTGATTGAAAGcttaaaacaacaataatgtGTAGTGGCTTAATGATTACGACATGTATATTTTAACCAAATACACTGTTGCGCATAAATATTACATGACACATTTTATGTCAGTTTTATGCATCACTCAGTTCATCCAAAGCACAGTCTTGCCCTTGAAAAACCTAAAGTGATAAATCTGCCAAAGTTTGCAGGAATAAGGgtgaaaaaattgttttaatgtttagaaCTAATTGATGCATTTAGTTTTTATAATGACTGTGTGTAAAGATAGTTTAGAAAGTATTGGATTGACTATTTTTAGTGTTTTGCCATGAGGGACATTTGTTAGTTGgctctacataaataaaacggaattgaattgaatgattcCTTTGTTTCTGTTGTCGCTAATATAGTGCGAGATTCAATGCTAATTATTTCCATATTTGTGTTGCCAGGTGTTCCCATCTCCTCTGCAGTGGCAGGTGTCGCCGTCGGTCTTATCTCCAAGCCTAACCCAGAGAAACCAACCGAGATAGAAGACTACAGATTACTGACAGATATTCTGGTAGATCTAGTGTTCATCAATTGCTCAattctgcttttatttggaaGAAAGAACATATTTAAATGGCATATCTCTAGTTCTATCATTTTAGAAATATTAAATACATGCCATGAATTGTTTCCTGAACAGGGAATAGAGGACTATTTGGGAGATATGGACTTTAAACTGGCAGGAACAAACAAGGGCATCACTGCTTTACAGGTACTGTGTTCTAAaccagatggatggatggatggatggatggatggatggatggatggatggatggatggatggatggatggatggatggatggatggatggatggatggatggatggatggatggatggatggatggatggatggatggatggatggatggatggatggatggatggatggatggatggatggatggatggatggatggatggatggattttggtgtaaatttaaattatgtgtaaggtaagattaaaaaaaaaaacctttaaaaacataattgtaaataaaactCATAAATCAATTCGTACATTTTAACAACAATCAAAACAAGAACCCTGGCCAAATTTTATAAAGCTGAGTCACCGGAATGAGGATAGTCACTGGTATTTTGTTCTTGTTCAGTTCTTGCAACTTGCTAACAATAAATGTCTCAATGCTGATTTAAGTTGCTGCTTGTCTTTAACCTCAAGGCTGATGTGAAGATTCCAGGTTTACCTCTAAAGGTGGTCATGGAGGCGATTCAGCAGGCCACAGgtacacaaataattaaagatacTGAAGACGACAAAAATATAACTTTAACATTTGTGTTTGGTTGAATGTGCTTTTGTTTCAGTGGCAAAAAGGGAAATCTTGGGCATTATGAACAAATGTATAGCAAAACCCAgagagaagagaaaagagaatggGCCTGTTGTTGGTAGGTTTTGTGTTTTAGATTAGAACAATCTGTGTGTTTGGAACCTGTTAAAAAATCTTCCCTGGAATGTAAGAGCTTTTCCTTTCCCAGAAAATGTGCGGGTACCTGTGTCTAAAAGAGCTCGCTTCATTGGTCCAGGAGGATATAACCTTCGTAGGCTTCAAGCTCAGACAGGTAGAGTTCTTATCATGTCTGAAAGAAGTAggaatacagtgccttgcaaaattattcattcaGTTGAACTTCCTCACACTTAGTTATGTTAGAACTACAAATTACAGTGTATtacattggggttttgtgttaTAGAAGGGCAGGTCAGAGAGCATAGCTGTGAGGTGGAATAAACTGGAACATggtttcacctttttttttttttcaattagaaATCTGCCatctgaaaatatcaatatgtgaactgcatttgtattcagtgttATTTACTCTGATATACCATGAATAAAACCCATTGACTTCAAAAGTTGCCTAAGTAGCAGAGTCCCCCTTTGCTTAATTGAATCTCTGTATAAATACGAATGTTCTGTGAATATCCCAAGCTATTAACATCTCAAGGACAACTTTTGAATGAATAACATCTTTATCTCGAACACgtaaacagcaaaaataaagctgttctgtccatcttctgaaaatggaaaagaatATGGTACAACTGAAACCCTACTAAGGCATAGCCAGGTGCATTAATAAGCGAAGCAGCCAATAggcccatgataactctggaggagctgcagagatccacagctcaagtgggaAAATCCGTTGACAGGACAACAGCTTTTGTACACCTTACAAATCTGACCATTAAGTACTGAAAGAGAAACCCATCAGTAGATGATAGGTACAGGAAGTCCCTTTCGCAGTTTGCCTCATGTCATGTGGGAGACTCGGCAAACATGTCAAAGAAAGTGCTGAATTTTTAGGCCTATAGGCGTGTATGTGTAGTCAAAAGCTAACACTTCACACCACTCTACAacaaaatggtttagatcaaagtgtaTTCACacgttagaatggcctagtcaaagtccagagcttaAATgcaatggagaatctgtggaaagacttgCACTTCATGTTCATAGATGCTTTCAATCTCATCTGACAGAGATTTGGctattttgtaataaataaataaaaaaaagtcaatagGAGTATAACCCAAAAACACTTTGAGCTGCAACTGCACCAAAAAGAAGTTCTATAAAGTATTACCTCAGGAGGTTGAATAAAAACCCAGCCCGCACTTTTGTGCAAATTTGAGTTAGGCCAACATCTTGATATCCTTATCATTTTTGTTCCACCTGACAGTTATgctctgctttgttttggtgTGTTAGAATCTGaattaaatacactgaagtttgagattgtaatgtgacagaacATGGACAAGTTCCAGGGATATGAACACTTTGGTTAAGCATGTTGGATCACTCCAGGCTGTTAGCAGAAAATAAGaagtaaacattttctgtttttcccctCAAGGTGTTACAATAAGTCAGGTGGATGAAGAGACTTTCTCTGTATTCGCCCCAACTCCAGGAGCGATGAACGAAGCCCAAGACTTCATCAAAGAGATCTGCAAAGACGATGTGAGTCCTCGCTTCTTTTTACTACAGGACCTCTGACTGGATCTGTCACTTTCCTGAACTCAACCTACCTTTCCTGAACTTTTATAAATGTATCACTTCGCATTCGTTCATGTAGCATGTGCATTTTAACATAGGTGTTTGTGTCTTTGTCTGGCAGCAAGAACAGCAGCTGGAGTTTGGAGCTATCTACACTGCCACAATTATGGAAATAAGGTATGAAAACATCTTATGATTATAATAGATATTACCAGCTATGCTATTGATTTGCCAGCACTGGTAACGGATGTGGAGAAATACAGCAACTGTTGGCCCCGCTGGTAGAGATGTGTTAAAGTGTcaattttacaataaaaatttgCTGCAGGTGTCTAATGGTAAGAGacttttgctgcatgtcttagTATTCTCCCAACTTTGCAAGGTGATGACATAAACTGTCCCTGCCCAGCCTTATATACTTCCAATCACTTCATGGCCACAGatgtataaaatccagcacctagacatgcagactgcttctacaaacatttgtgaaagaatgcgTTGCTCTCAGGAGCTCAATGAATTCCATCGCGGTACCCAGATAGTATACCATCTGTGCTACAAGTCCACTCAGGAAATGGTGCAATTGGGAACAACAGCAACTCAACCATGAGGTGGTAAATCATGTAAAATCACAGATACCTCTTTTCCACTAACGTCACCAAGAACGTGAGTTCCTTCAGTGGAAAAACGCTAAGAGCGAAGTTGGGGGATGAGGAGATGCAGTTTGTAGAGGTCTGCAGCTTTCTGCACAGTCACCTTCTGCAGACCTCCAAACTTTGTGTGGCCTTCAGATTGGCTCCAGAACAGTGCATATAAAGCTTTAGAAAATGGGTTTCCAGGGCTGAGAAGCTGCATCCAAACATCACCTCACAAGTGCAATGCAATATGTCAGCTGCAGTGTTGAAAAAAATGCCACCACTGGGAGAGAAGATGTGTTCTCTGGAGCGATACATCATGCTTCTGGGTTTGGTAATGCAGTGTAAGAGTCTGGGTCTGGCTTTTGCCAGGCAAACGACACTTGTATGAAGTTTGGTGGTGGTGAGATTGTGCTGTGGGCTGTTTTTAAGGAACTGAGCTGGGCCCCTTAGTTTCAGTTAACGGAAATCTTAATGCTTCAGCAAACCAAGACATTTTGGAAGATTTCatgctcccaactttgtgggaacagtttggggATGGCCCCTCAGGTTTCAAATTGATTGCCtccagtgcacaaagcaagatCCATAAAGACGAGAATGAGCCAGTTGGTGTGGTAAAACTCGACCTGCAAAGAGTGCTGATCCTCCCCCCATCCTGAAAGAACATCTTTGGGATCAGTTAGAGCCGAGAGACTGAGTCAGGTATTCTCATCCAGCATcaatgtctgacctcacaaGTAGCCTTTTGGAAGAATGGTTGAAAATTCCCTTGAAAATTCTTAAACCTTGTGAAAATCCTTCCAGGAAGAGCTGAAGCCACAATCATATTAAACCCTGTGGATCAGGAATTGGGTGTCATTGATgtacaaatgtttttgaagGGAGCTGAGTGAATGCTTTTGGCAACACTCTGTAAGCTACAGTTccagttttccattttttaattattgctttGACTATAGATGTGGGCCAGTTAAGGGGGTTTGCTATTTTCATGTACAAATATGATTCAGCATGACCATCCTGAAAGCCGTTTTCTCTTGTCTTTGCCATTTTGTGAAGCACCCTCTTGCTGTGGGAGTCACAAAAATCGTTTAATAACGGACTGAGCGGAGACTTTTGGAGACACACGTCATACACACCTAACTTTTAGGCTGTAAATTAAGACAGATTGTTTCCTTAGAGAGGGGAGACACTGAAGGGTTTTGCACAGACTCAAAGGGTGGGAATACTGATTCTCAGGAAGCACAAAGTTGGGAACATACCAAAGCTTAGCTGATATGGCGTGTTCTCATGTCTTTCCCATCTTGAAGAGAGTGTAATTGAAATTGGCTTGTGTGTCacaggattattaattaaaagttTCTCTATAATCTGATAAACCATGATAAGAAAATTCTGGTTTAAAAATGCTTCAATTTCACATTCTTTAGGAATTGATAGGTGTTCCATTAATTGTGGTaacataaatataattatttcttAGTTAGGGATTGTTTTTCAAAGTTGAATAAATATAACCAAAAAAATCCCCAATtagattattttacttttatcagTTGCTGCAAAAAAAGATGCATTTTATTTGAGACGTGTACCAGGGATGCCATTACATGTGGCGGGCACCGTGAATCCTTCTGGGGTTATGCAGTGACTAATGgcttttcttgtgttctgtaGGGACATTGGTGTTATGGTGAAACTGTATCCCAACATGACTTCAGTCCTGCTACACAATTCCCAGTTGGACCACAAACGGGTCAGTATTTGCTTCTGTTTAAGTATAATGGAGGTACAAGAACAGATTATAGTTTAATCTGTGTGGATTTTCCTCTTTTAGATTAAGCATCCAAGTGCTTTAGGCTTAGAGGTGGGACAGGAGATACAGGTAGGTGTTTTTATAGCTGGTTGTTAAAAGTAGCTTCTGGATTTTGTTCTCTGCTCATCtctaatttgtgttgtggtAATAGGTAAAGTACTTTGGTCGGGATCCAACAGATGGAAGAATGAGACTCTCTCGGAAGGTGCTCCAGTCTCCTGCTGCAACTGTTGTCAAGACGCTGAGTGAGAAGCAGAGCATCTCCATGGGTTCCAGCAGCATCCTCAGGGAGAGCAATGATTGATGACCTGGTGCCACAGCAGGCTTTTTATGACAGAAAAGGTTTCACACTGCTGGGATCTTTTTATAAGAGAGACTTGTTGGGAAAACTAACAGCGAGAAGAGCATCGGATGATTTTGTGAACTGAAAAAGGAGACAGATCTGCTGAGTGTGAAGATGACTGAGGTGCTGTTTGACAAAACAAGCAACCTGGGGGCAATCTGCCTTAGAACGAGCACAAACTGAGACAGAAATATAGCTGCTTTTGAAAGGCTGGTGTCTTTCAAGTGATCCTTTTGTTATGTTGTCTCAGTGCAAACTGTTCAGAGATGTGTACCCCTCATCGCAGACCAACACCACTTCCATTACTCACAGCTGAGTTACAATACTGGCTCTTTTTCTGTGGGAGCTTCATATTTAATATCTGCGTTTCTCATGTGTGCTTCAAGACTGTCCAGATCAAAATATGGACACAACAATATGGAAGATGACACATTTATCCTGTGTTATGTTCATAGTTTGTGAGTCATCTGTAAATAAAAGAAGTACAGGTTCTTTATAGTATAATATTTATTGTGTAttcttttttcttaattttatttatttgtaagttttattgagtttaataaaataaaagctttttagAAAAAGTGAGACAAATGCATCCAGACAAGAATAAAGcgaatataataaaaaggtgctaAGATGTCAAATGAAATAATAGTTAATAATCAAAATTAGCATGGACCCCAAAAAATGTGAGCGATCACTTCTATCATCCTGTATTTCGAAGGAGGTTTAATTGCTTAATATGAGGTCCTGCATTattgtttgaatgttttaacaGATCCCTTAAATGTTAGACTAAGGAACTTAAtgtgattcaaaacatttttaactctTAGAGTAACAGTAATGCAGAGGACACTTCCAGGTAATCAAAATCAGTCAACTTACAAACAAGTAGTGAAAGTTATGTCCTGTTTTAGTCCAGCAAAGTTGCAAGGTTGATGGAACCATAAATATAAAGTAATACACCAAATGGATCAAAATCCTTAACACTACAGACTGATAAGAGAGACTTGGAAAAAGTCTcttcagaaaatattttgagaGATAAATAGATCCAGGACATATGTGAATGTTTTAACCCTTTACATATGGGGTTCAAATCCTCTAAAATGTTGGATAGTAATGTTATTGAACTGTAAGAATAATGTGACATTATACAAGTCAAAATAATTATTCTGCTTGTCCCATTGGTCTTTGTGGAAATTGATTGTCAGCCATGAGAACAAATCCTTATGGTCCTGG
This genomic stretch from Girardinichthys multiradiatus isolate DD_20200921_A chromosome 22, DD_fGirMul_XY1, whole genome shotgun sequence harbors:
- the LOC124858577 gene encoding polyribonucleotide nucleotidyltransferase 1, mitochondrial, with the protein product MRYLRGLGRSVACLHVRSCHQSIYSRNSNPRRVGVDLGEKKLEISSGRLARFADGAAVVQLGETSVMVTAVSKTKPSLSQFMPLVVDYRQKAAAAGRIPTNYLRRELGTTDNEILTSRLIDRSIRPLFPPGYFYDTQVLCNLLAVDGVNDPDVLAINAASAALALSDIPWHGPIGAVRVGMVNGELLVNPTRAEMASSSLNLIVAGAPSSQVVMIEASAENVLQQDFCHAVKVGVKHTQQIILAIQQLVREQKITKRTPMKMFSVPTEMVEHVQKLSSESIYAVFTDYTHDKISRDEAINKVRLETEEDLKEKFPQADPFEVIESFNAVSKEIFRNLVLNEYRRCDGRELTALRKIFCDVDLFKPLHGSALFQRGQTQVLSSVTFDSLESSIKTDIITTALSGIKDKNFMLHYEFPPYATNETGKMGGLNRRELGHGALAEKALRPVIPKDFPFTIRVTAEVLESNGSSSMASACGGSLALMDAGVPISSAVAGVAVGLISKPNPEKPTEIEDYRLLTDILGIEDYLGDMDFKLAGTNKGITALQADVKIPGLPLKVVMEAIQQATVAKREILGIMNKCIAKPREKRKENGPVVENVRVPVSKRARFIGPGGYNLRRLQAQTGVTISQVDEETFSVFAPTPGAMNEAQDFIKEICKDDQEQQLEFGAIYTATIMEIRDIGVMVKLYPNMTSVLLHNSQLDHKRIKHPSALGLEVGQEIQVKYFGRDPTDGRMRLSRKVLQSPAATVVKTLSEKQSISMGSSSILRESND